In a genomic window of Callospermophilus lateralis isolate mCalLat2 chromosome 12, mCalLat2.hap1, whole genome shotgun sequence:
- the Alg11 gene encoding GDP-Man:Man(3)GlcNAc(2)-PP-Dol alpha-1,2-mannosyltransferase, with the protein MAASKGGWCLCELLRLFYSLFFPGLIVCGALCICLVIVLWGLRLLLQRKKKSVSASKNGKNSTVIAFFHPYCNAGGGGERVLWCALRTLQKKYPKAVYVVYTGDVNVSGQQILEGAFRRFNIRLTCPVQFVFLKKRYLVEDSQYPHFTLLGQSLGSIFLGWEALMQCVPDVYIDSMGYAFTLPLFKYIGGCRVGSYVHYPTISTDMLSVVKNQNVGFNNAAFITKNPFLSKVKLIYYYLFAFIYGLVGSCSDVVMVNSSWTLNHILSLWKVGNCTNIVYPPCDVQTFLDIPLHEKKMTPGHILVSIGQFRPEKNHPLQIKAFAKLLDKKVAESPSSLKLVLIGGCRNKDDELRVNQLRRLSEDLGIQEHVEFKINIPFDELKNYLSGATIGLHTMWNEHFGIGVVECMAAGTIILAHNSGGPKLDIVVPHEGDITGFLAESEEGYAETMAQILSLSAERRLQIRKNARESIRRFSDQEFEVTFLSSVEKLFK; encoded by the exons ATGGCGGCCTCCAAAGGGGGTTGGTGCTTGTGCGAGTTGTTGAG GTTGTTTTATTCATTATTCTTCCCTGGGCTAATTGTATGTGGAGCTTTATGTATATGTTTGGTCATTGTCCTTTGGGGACTCAGATTACTGctacagagaaagaaaaagtcaGTGTCAGCCAGCAAAAATGGGAAAAATTCAACAGTGATTGCATTTTTTCATCCATACTGCAATGCTGGTGGAGGAGGGGAAAGAGTTCTATGGTGTGCCTTGAGAACCCTGCAGAAAAA GTATCCTAAAGCAGTATATGTTGTTTATACTGGTGATGTTAATGTCAGTGGTCAACAGATACTAGAAGGTGCTTTCAGAAGATTTAACATCAGGTTAACTTGCCCAGTGCAATTTGTTTTCTTAAAGAAACGCTACCTTGTGGAAGATTCACAGTATCCTCACTTCACACTGCTTGGCCAAAGTCTAGGATCCATTTTTCTTGGCTGGGAAGCTCTGATGCAGTGTGTTCCTGATGTTTACATTGATTCAATGGGCTATGCCTTCACACTCCCTCTGTTTAAGTATATAGGGGGTTGCCGAGTTGGAAGCTATGTTCATTATCCCACTATCAGCACTGACATGCTCTCTGTAGTGAAGAATCAAAATGTTGGATTTAACAATGCAGCCTTCATTACCAAGAATCCTTTTCTCAGCAAAGTAAAGCTGATCTACTACtatttgtttgcttttatttatgGACTTGTTGGTTCTTGCAGTGATGTAGTCATGGTTAATTCTTCTTGGACACTAAACCATATTCTCTCACTGTGGAAGGTTGGGAATTGCACTAATATTGTTTATCCACCTTGCGATGTGCAGACATTTCTGGATATTCCCTTACATGAGAAAAAAATGACCCCAGGACATATATTGGTTTCCATTGGCCAATTCAGGCCTGAAAAAAATCATCCATTGCAAATCAAAGCTTTTGCAAAATTGCTGGATAAGAAAGTAGCTGAGTCACCTTCTTCACTTAAACTTGTCCTCATTGGAGGTTGTCGTAACAAAGATGATGAACTTAGAGTAAATCAACTCAGAAGACTGTCTGAGGATTTAGGAATTCAGGAACATGTggaatttaaaataaacattccATTTGATGAGTTAAAGAATTATTTGTCGGGAGCAACAATTGGTCTGCATACCATGTGGAATGAGCATTTTGGAATTG GAGTTGTGGAGTGTATGGCAGCTGGCACAATTATACTTGCACACAATTCAGGGGGCCCAAAGCTTGACATTGTCGTCCCTCATGAAGGAGATATAACTGGATTTCTGGCTGAGAGTGAAGAAGGCTATGCTGAAACtatggctcagattctttccctgtCTGCTGAAAGGAgactccaaatcagaaaaaatGCTCGTGAATCCATAAGGAGATTTTCTGATCAGGAGTTTGAAGTGACATTCCTATCATCTGTGGAGAAGCTATTTAAATAG